In a single window of the Littorina saxatilis isolate snail1 linkage group LG3, US_GU_Lsax_2.0, whole genome shotgun sequence genome:
- the LOC138961691 gene encoding uncharacterized protein, translated as MSSGSDKETRMAATVQSHVIPIIDDAGLGGDAEIYDNMMRLTPAATPTPGQEMETYRCPVSTPANFVHPYNTQVRRTKPVPVSLEIALTPRSPGMRSAGGKPPRPGGATPRSQVQKSVGGKGVGRVGGPGSIRLTSGLTRGIGMRPAGPLNSRSLDYYYVDKAEEYREATETNTFWLRALCSQPVTEILDKYRRRSDFRRNRFILTKTCSTPGERSLLRAWDRNAPRVLQRLPARGYLPCAETQSLRPPHSKVPSAIAPSRPYHSEPFKRDTISHGYASDDDGDVTGDDITPADGFLVSDEVSIITPGYSMRQHSSSNKSAASSKRCGHSPERDSPEHDAKGNAYPVKPTYDISDHFQVTLPSVRDTKCTQERIGSPQKRNTMPFGNSERRHNLRDVRPDVTQPELNEVSRESTASRGGVSNSTTQPVIPRSTTMETVLPAIGRA; from the exons AAACAAGGATGGCGGCGACAGTACAATCTCACGTCATTCCCATCATTGATGACGCAGGGCTGGGGGGTGACGCAGAGATCTACGACAACATGATGCGTCTGACGCCGGCTGCCACCCCAACCCCTGGTCAAGAGATGGAAACTTACCGCTGCCCCGTGTCCACCCCGGCCAACTTCGTACATCCTTATAACACACAG GTGCGACGGACCAAGCCGGTGCCAGTCAGCCTGGAAATCGCCCTCACCCCACGCTCCCCCGGGATGCGGTCGGCGGGGGGCAAGCCCCCCAGGCCGGGGGGCGCCACACCCAGGAGTCAGGTCCAGAAAAGTGTGGGGGGTAAAGGGGTAGGGAGAGTAGGGGGACCAGGAAGCATCAGATTGACCTCCGGACTGACCAGGGGGATTGGCATGAGGCCGGCTGGACCTCTCAACTCTAGATCGCTGGACTATTACTATGTGGACAAG GCGGAGGAATACCGAGAGGCGACAGAGACCAACACGTTCTGGCTGAGAGCGCTCTGCTCGCAACCCGTCACCGAGATTCTCGACAAATACCGACGCCGCTCCGACTTCAGACGTAACCGCTTTATCTTGACCAAGACATGCTCCACCCCGGGTGAACGCTCGCTGCTGAGGGCGTGGGACAGGAACGCACCCCGGGTGCTTCAAAGACTGCCAGCCCGAGGGTACCTGCCGTGTGCGGAAACCCAGTCGCTGCGGCCTCCTCACTCCAAAGTGCCGTCGGCTATAGCACCCAGCAGACCTTACCACAGTGAGCCATTCAAACG TGACACCATATCACACGGGTACGCGTCCGACGACGATGGTGACGTCACAGGGGATGACATCACTCCTGCTGACGGGTTTCTGGTGTCCGATGAGGTGTCCATCATCACTCCTGGGTACTCCATGCGACAGCACTCCTCTTCCAACAAGAGTGCCGCCAGTAGCAAGCGTTGTGGACACTCACCGGAGCGTGACAGTCCAGAACATGATGCCAAGGGAAACGCCTACCCCGTGAAGCCTACCTACGACATTTCAGACCATTTTCAG GTGACATTACCCAGCGTACGAGACACCAAGTGCACCCAGGAAAGGATCGGATCCCCACAAAAGAGGAACACCATGCCTTTCGGCAACAGCGAGCGACGTCATAACCTCCGTGACGTCAGACCGGATGTGACACAACCAGAACTGAACGAAGTCTCTCGAGAGTCTACCGCGAGCAGAGGAGGAGTGTCCAACAGCACTACGCAGCCAGTGATCCCTCGCTCCACCACCATGGAAACCGTTCTGCCTGCTATTGGACGAGCTTGA